In Niallia sp. FSL W8-0635, one genomic interval encodes:
- the xseA gene encoding exodeoxyribonuclease VII large subunit — protein MESRYLTVHALTKYIKRKFDADPHLHEVMVKGEISNFKQHSSGHMYFTLKDEKARILAVMFARNNQQMKFTPENGMKVLIKASITVYESSGQYQMYVADMQPDGIGQLYLAYEQLKAKLEQEGMFQPDHKQAIPKYPRTIGVITSPTGAAIRDIITTIKRRYPIAKIMIYPALVQGETAAPSIVKAIQQANQQDSPTIDVLIVGRGGGSIEELWAFNEEIVARAIYTSNIPIISAVGHETDFTIADFVADMRAPTPTGAAELAVPHIDELVERILTRKSRLIRGIKEKVELQKLRLNRIQRSYAFRYPKVLYDQKMEQLDKQTELLMRNVQRVFDQKSNQQQLIQKQLERNHPQQYIKKANQDLASLQKNLIRNTELILQTKRQSFLSKIGKMDALSPLKIMERGYNVAYDNSGKLIASINQVKPKDHIELNLADGKVEAEIIAVKER, from the coding sequence ATGGAATCACGTTATTTAACAGTACATGCTTTGACGAAATACATAAAAAGAAAATTTGATGCAGATCCTCATTTACACGAAGTCATGGTAAAAGGTGAAATTTCTAACTTTAAGCAGCATTCAAGTGGCCATATGTATTTCACCTTAAAAGATGAAAAAGCTAGAATTTTAGCAGTGATGTTTGCTCGTAATAATCAGCAAATGAAATTCACACCTGAAAATGGGATGAAAGTACTTATTAAAGCAAGTATCACTGTTTATGAATCAAGTGGACAATATCAAATGTATGTTGCTGATATGCAGCCAGATGGAATAGGTCAGCTTTATTTGGCTTATGAACAGTTAAAAGCAAAATTGGAACAAGAAGGGATGTTCCAGCCGGATCATAAGCAAGCGATTCCTAAGTATCCAAGAACAATTGGTGTGATTACTTCTCCTACTGGAGCTGCTATTAGAGATATTATTACGACAATAAAAAGACGCTATCCAATTGCAAAAATAATGATCTATCCAGCATTAGTTCAAGGAGAAACAGCAGCACCTTCTATTGTAAAAGCTATTCAACAAGCTAATCAGCAGGATTCCCCAACGATTGATGTTCTCATAGTAGGTAGAGGCGGCGGATCTATTGAGGAATTATGGGCTTTTAACGAAGAAATCGTTGCCAGAGCCATTTACACTTCGAATATTCCCATAATATCCGCTGTTGGTCATGAAACGGACTTTACTATTGCAGATTTTGTTGCTGATATGCGTGCCCCAACGCCAACGGGAGCAGCAGAGTTAGCGGTACCTCACATTGATGAACTTGTTGAACGAATTTTGACAAGGAAAAGTCGGCTAATTAGAGGGATAAAAGAAAAGGTAGAATTACAAAAATTACGCCTAAATAGAATACAGCGCTCCTATGCCTTTCGTTATCCTAAGGTATTATATGATCAAAAAATGGAGCAGTTAGATAAGCAGACAGAGCTATTAATGCGCAATGTTCAAAGAGTTTTTGATCAAAAGAGCAATCAGCAGCAATTAATACAAAAACAGCTGGAAAGAAATCATCCTCAACAATATATAAAGAAAGCTAATCAAGATTTAGCTAGCTTACAAAAAAATTTAATCCGCAATACGGAGCTTATACTTCAGACGAAAAGACAGTCATTTCTTTCGAAAATTGGTAAGATGGATGCATTAAGCCCTTTGAAAATAATGGAAAGAGGCTATAATGTAGCCTATGATAATAGTGGGAAATTAATAGCTAGTATAAACCAAGTTAAACCTAAGGACCATATTGAATTAAATCTTGCTGATGGAAAAGTAGAAGCAGAAATTATTGCAGTAAAGGAGAGATAG
- the nusB gene encoding transcription antitermination factor NusB: MKRRTAREKALQALFQIDISDIDKETAIEHVLEGEKSDLYLTKLVDGVLSHKDSIDETIKQYLENWTIERIANVDRNVLRLAAFEIMYGQSDDVPVNVAIDEAVEIAKLYGDDQSGRFVNGVLSKIKENQ; the protein is encoded by the coding sequence ATGAAAAGACGAACTGCCAGAGAAAAGGCCTTACAGGCACTATTTCAAATTGATATTAGTGATATAGATAAGGAAACTGCGATAGAACATGTTTTAGAAGGAGAAAAATCTGATTTATACCTTACTAAATTAGTGGATGGTGTATTAAGCCATAAGGATTCTATTGATGAAACAATAAAGCAATATTTAGAAAATTGGACTATAGAAAGAATTGCGAATGTAGACCGTAATGTTCTACGGCTTGCAGCGTTTGAAATTATGTACGGACAATCAGATGATGTTCCTGTAAATGTAGCAATTGATGAAGCTGTTGAAATTGCTAAACTTTATGGTGATGATCAATCTGGTAGATTTGTCAACGGAGTACTATCAAAAATTAAAGAAAATCAATAG
- a CDS encoding Asp23/Gls24 family envelope stress response protein, which translates to MSETTTSLEMNQEYNGLGKVEIAPEVIEVIASIAASEVEGVAQMRSNFATGVVEKFGKKMHNKGIKVDLSEEGIKVEVYCVMNFGISIPQVAQQIQDNIRQTLINMTGLVTEEVNIHIVGVQFETAKQETELQQEM; encoded by the coding sequence ATGAGCGAAACAACTACAAGTTTAGAAATGAACCAAGAGTATAATGGGCTAGGAAAAGTTGAAATTGCCCCTGAAGTAATTGAGGTTATTGCAAGCATTGCTGCATCTGAAGTGGAAGGTGTAGCACAGATGAGAAGTAATTTTGCAACTGGAGTTGTGGAGAAATTCGGCAAGAAGATGCACAACAAAGGCATAAAGGTTGATCTCAGTGAAGAAGGAATTAAAGTAGAAGTATATTGTGTGATGAATTTTGGTATTTCTATTCCACAAGTTGCTCAGCAAATTCAAGATAATATTCGTCAGACATTAATCAATATGACTGGTCTTGTTACAGAGGAAGTTAACATTCACATTGTCGGCGTTCAGTTTGAAACAGCAAAACAAGAAACTGAATTACAACAAGAAATGTAA
- the accC gene encoding acetyl-CoA carboxylase biotin carboxylase subunit, with product MIKKLLIANRGEIAVRIIRACRELDIQTVAIYSEADREALHVQIADEAYCIGPKASKDSYLNFTNIISVATLTGCDAIHPGYGFLAENADFAELCRDCKITFVGPSPEAINKMGTKDIARETMRQAGVPIVPGSQGIIKDVEEGIVLAKEIGYPVIIKATAGGGGKGIRVAKTEEELIKGINITQQEALTAFGNAGVYLEKYIEDFRHVELQVLADNYGNVIHLGERDCSIQRRLQKLLEETPSPVLTEEMREKMGTAAVKAAAAVNYTGAGTVEFIFDYQNQAFYFMEMNTRIQVEHPVTEMVTGIDLIKEQILVASGKPLEYKQKDVTFTGWAIECRINAENPAKNFMPSPGKINMYLPPGGLGVRVDSAAYPGYTIPPYYDSMIAKVIAYGSTRKEAISRMKRALSEFVIEGVHTTIPFHLNLLNHEKFVEGNFNTKFLEMYDLMKSED from the coding sequence ATGATAAAAAAACTATTAATCGCAAATAGAGGAGAAATAGCTGTCCGCATCATTAGAGCGTGTCGTGAATTAGATATTCAGACAGTGGCAATTTATTCGGAAGCAGATCGTGAGGCATTACATGTGCAAATCGCAGATGAAGCATACTGCATTGGCCCTAAGGCTTCTAAAGATAGTTATTTAAACTTTACAAACATAATAAGTGTAGCAACATTAACAGGATGTGATGCCATTCATCCTGGTTATGGATTCTTGGCAGAGAATGCGGATTTTGCTGAACTATGTAGAGATTGCAAAATCACGTTTGTAGGTCCTAGTCCAGAGGCTATTAATAAAATGGGGACAAAAGATATTGCTAGAGAAACGATGCGTCAAGCTGGCGTGCCAATTGTTCCTGGTTCTCAAGGAATCATTAAAGATGTAGAAGAAGGAATTGTACTAGCTAAAGAAATAGGATATCCAGTAATTATTAAAGCTACTGCAGGCGGCGGCGGTAAGGGTATCCGTGTGGCGAAAACAGAAGAAGAATTAATTAAAGGAATCAATATTACACAGCAGGAAGCATTAACAGCTTTTGGTAATGCGGGAGTGTATTTAGAAAAATACATTGAGGATTTCCGTCATGTAGAATTACAAGTGCTTGCTGATAATTATGGAAATGTCATTCATTTAGGTGAAAGAGATTGCTCCATTCAGCGCCGACTGCAAAAACTATTGGAGGAAACACCATCCCCTGTTTTAACAGAAGAAATGCGAGAGAAGATGGGAACTGCTGCTGTTAAGGCTGCCGCTGCTGTAAATTACACAGGTGCAGGAACGGTAGAATTTATCTTTGATTATCAAAATCAAGCATTCTATTTCATGGAAATGAATACACGCATTCAAGTAGAACACCCAGTAACAGAAATGGTAACAGGTATTGATTTAATTAAAGAACAAATACTAGTAGCATCAGGTAAACCTCTGGAGTATAAACAAAAGGATGTTACTTTTACAGGATGGGCAATTGAATGTCGAATCAATGCTGAAAATCCTGCAAAGAATTTCATGCCTTCACCAGGGAAAATTAATATGTATTTACCGCCAGGCGGATTAGGTGTACGTGTTGATTCAGCTGCTTATCCTGGTTATACGATCCCTCCATACTATGATAGTATGATTGCAAAGGTTATTGCCTATGGATCAACTAGAAAAGAAGCTATTTCCCGCATGAAACGGGCGCTGAGTGAGTTTGTTATCGAAGGTGTACACACTACGATTCCATTTCACTTAAATCTCCTTAATCATGAAAAGTTTGTGGAAGGCAACTTCAACACAAAGTTTTTAGAGATGTATGATTTAATGAAATCAGAAGATTAA
- the accB gene encoding acetyl-CoA carboxylase biotin carboxyl carrier protein, with amino-acid sequence MLKISEVKELIKLIDDSSISNFLYEQDGVKVEIKKNYGEAVVSAPVMTKTIQQEEATTKEVAIESVVTDIPATTNDENLHKITSPMVGTFYQSASPDAAAFVKVGDKVTKDTVVCIVEAMKLFNEITAEVDGEIVEILVKDGELVEYGEPLFLVKA; translated from the coding sequence ATGTTAAAAATTTCAGAAGTAAAAGAATTAATAAAATTAATAGATGATTCTAGTATTAGCAATTTTTTATATGAACAAGATGGTGTGAAAGTAGAAATCAAAAAGAATTATGGAGAGGCAGTAGTATCAGCTCCAGTTATGACAAAAACAATTCAACAAGAAGAAGCAACGACAAAAGAAGTAGCAATTGAAAGTGTAGTTACAGATATACCAGCAACAACAAACGATGAAAACTTACATAAAATTACTTCCCCAATGGTAGGAACATTCTATCAATCAGCTTCTCCAGATGCAGCTGCATTTGTAAAAGTAGGAGATAAGGTGACAAAGGATACTGTTGTTTGTATCGTAGAAGCAATGAAGTTATTTAACGAAATTACAGCAGAGGTAGATGGGGAAATTGTAGAAATCCTCGTTAAAGATGGAGAGCTTGTAGAATACGGGGAACCATTATTCCTAGTAAAGGCGTAA
- a CDS encoding SpoIIIAH-like family protein, whose protein sequence is MLLKKQTVWLLTMLSLVVVLSVYYITSPESRLNEFATTEEENTENAKTNAEEASTDNKGESTVSTTDSEAVFEQMRLDLMEQRDKMKEELVTIQGSKDKTAEEKNEATEKIKEIQEITDNEKIMESLIKAENYEDVLVQTAEDGTVKVTVKAEELSAEAANEIVQLVRKNMDAPNANVAVKIDPK, encoded by the coding sequence ATGTTATTAAAAAAGCAAACAGTATGGTTATTAACGATGTTAAGTTTGGTTGTGGTGTTGTCTGTCTACTATATCACTTCACCTGAATCCCGATTAAACGAATTTGCGACAACAGAAGAAGAGAATACAGAAAATGCAAAAACAAATGCAGAGGAAGCATCTACAGATAATAAAGGAGAAAGCACTGTTAGTACAACTGATTCAGAAGCAGTATTTGAACAAATGCGCCTTGATTTAATGGAGCAGCGAGACAAAATGAAAGAAGAACTAGTTACTATTCAAGGTTCAAAAGATAAAACAGCAGAAGAAAAGAATGAAGCTACAGAAAAAATTAAAGAGATTCAGGAAATTACAGACAATGAAAAAATCATGGAAAGTCTTATTAAAGCAGAGAACTATGAAGACGTTCTTGTACAAACAGCTGAGGATGGTACTGTAAAAGTAACGGTGAAAGCAGAGGAATTATCTGCAGAAGCTGCAAATGAAATTGTTCAGCTTGTACGTAAAAACATGGACGCGCCAAATGCTAATGTTGCTGTGAAAATCGATCCAAAATAA
- the spoIIIAG gene encoding stage III sporulation protein AG, with protein MDKKDKGPLSWIKNFLSNDGDEKKQGKKTYIVIVVLFGIAIMLLSNMFFKDDNKAQEVAAYSNDASSEEAEETFGQKANNSNLTIADYEEQYKEEIKEAITAIAGVKDAIVYVNIEGSEKKIYEKNQSQTIQKTEEEDTQGGNRKVEETSNEETVVLVPNGEKQVPIVVETMKPKIVGVLVVAKGAEDIKVKTMIVEAVTRALDVPSHRVSVQPKQN; from the coding sequence ATGGATAAGAAGGACAAAGGGCCATTAAGCTGGATAAAAAACTTTCTGTCAAACGACGGGGATGAAAAGAAGCAGGGAAAAAAAACCTATATTGTCATAGTTGTATTGTTTGGGATAGCCATTATGCTTTTAAGCAATATGTTTTTTAAAGACGATAACAAAGCTCAGGAAGTTGCAGCATACAGTAATGATGCTTCCTCTGAAGAGGCTGAAGAAACATTTGGACAAAAAGCCAATAATAGTAACTTAACTATTGCTGATTATGAAGAACAGTACAAGGAAGAAATTAAAGAAGCGATAACTGCGATAGCAGGGGTTAAGGACGCGATTGTTTATGTAAATATAGAAGGATCTGAAAAGAAAATATATGAAAAAAACCAATCCCAAACAATCCAGAAAACAGAAGAAGAGGATACACAGGGTGGCAATAGAAAGGTAGAAGAAACATCAAATGAAGAAACGGTTGTATTAGTACCCAATGGTGAAAAACAAGTTCCGATTGTAGTGGAAACGATGAAGCCCAAAATAGTTGGGGTTCTAGTTGTTGCAAAAGGAGCTGAGGATATAAAAGTAAAAACAATGATTGTGGAGGCAGTTACTCGGGCATTAGATGTTCCAAGTCATCGAGTTTCTGTACAACCTAAACAAAACTAA